A window from Mycolicibacterium tokaiense encodes these proteins:
- the sdhC gene encoding succinate dehydrogenase, cytochrome b556 subunit translates to MSTAAPAQPAKQEKPRRRTLYRGDPGMWSWVLHRITGATIFFFLFVHVLDTALVRVSPEAYNEIIETYKTPLIGLMEIGLVAAVLFHALNGVRVILVDFWSEGPRHQKKMLVGVAAVWIVVMTASLVTIGMHMAERFL, encoded by the coding sequence ATGAGCACAGCGGCACCGGCACAGCCGGCCAAGCAGGAGAAGCCTCGCCGGCGCACCCTGTACCGCGGAGATCCGGGCATGTGGTCCTGGGTCCTACATCGCATCACGGGTGCGACGATCTTCTTCTTTCTTTTTGTGCACGTGCTCGACACGGCACTTGTCCGGGTGAGCCCCGAGGCCTACAACGAGATCATCGAGACGTACAAGACACCGCTGATCGGCCTGATGGAGATCGGGCTCGTGGCAGCAGTGCTGTTCCACGCCCTCAACGGCGTCCGCGTCATCCTGGTGGACTTCTGGTCAGAGGGCCCGCGCCATCAGAAGAAGATGCTCGTCGGCGTCGCCGCGGTCTGGATCGTGGTGATGACGGCCAGCCTGGTCACCATCGGCATGCACATGGCGGAGCGATTTCTATGA